A window from Salvia miltiorrhiza cultivar Shanhuang (shh) chromosome 2, IMPLAD_Smil_shh, whole genome shotgun sequence encodes these proteins:
- the LOC131010303 gene encoding flowering-promoting factor 1-like produces the protein MSGVWVFKNNGVMQLVENPGASDYAESKRGATSKRKVLVHLPSGQVVSSYSCLDQILRGLGWERYYGGDPDLYQFHKHSSIDLISLPKDFNKFNSIYMYDIVVKNPNLFHVRDM, from the coding sequence ATGTCTGGCGTTTGGGTTTTCAAGAACAACGGGGTCATGCAGCTCGTGGAGAACCCCGGCGCCTCCGACTATGCGGAGAGCAAGCGTGGCGCCACCTCCAAGCGGAAGGTGCTGGTGCACCTTCCGTCTGGGCAGGTGGTGTCGTCGTACAGCTGCCTCGACCAAATCCTGAGGGGTTTGGGGTGGGAGCGGTACTACGGCGGCGACCCCGACCTCTACCAGTTCCACAAACACTCCTCCATCGACCTCATCTCTCTCCCCAAAGACTTCAACAAGTTCAACTCCATTTACATGTACGACATCGTTGTCAAGAACCCTAATCTCTTTCATGTCCGGGACATGTAG